Proteins encoded in a region of the Bacillus methanolicus genome:
- a CDS encoding phage terminase small subunit P27 family: protein MGRKAKPIELMLIQGSKHLTKKEIEERKQAEAKLKPNANKVKPPAWLDDVAKKEFKRIAKELQEIDLITNVDVNALAAYCDAYSDYIKCTQIIQEEGMMVEYTNKAAETNKVPHPLLTKKKQLHEQMKSLATEFGLTPSSRAKIALPKKEEKEPTPEERLFGDV from the coding sequence ATGGGAAGAAAAGCCAAACCGATTGAGTTGATGTTAATACAAGGTAGTAAACATCTGACTAAAAAAGAGATTGAAGAGCGAAAACAAGCAGAAGCAAAATTAAAACCGAACGCAAACAAGGTTAAGCCCCCGGCATGGTTGGACGATGTGGCAAAGAAAGAGTTTAAACGGATTGCAAAGGAGTTACAAGAAATTGATCTTATAACAAATGTAGACGTAAATGCACTTGCTGCTTATTGTGATGCTTATTCTGACTACATCAAGTGTACGCAAATCATTCAAGAAGAGGGCATGATGGTTGAGTACACAAATAAAGCGGCTGAAACTAACAAAGTCCCTCATCCTCTTCTCACCAAGAAAAAGCAGTTACATGAACAAATGAAAAGTCTCGCTACTGAATTCGGTTTAACTCCATCATCCAGAGCAAAGATTGCTTTGCCTAAAAAAGAGGAAAAAGAGCCGACACCGGAAGAAAGATTGTTTGGTGATGTGTAG